Within the Deltaproteobacteria bacterium genome, the region TCGCTATATGCAAAGGTATTGTTGAGGAGCATGGCGGGAATATTTGGATCGAGAATCGAAACCAGGGCGGAACCTCCGTTTCGTTTACGGTTCCTGTTCACAGCTAGAATCTAAAATCGTTGATTCAGATTGGCGATCTCTGCGGTGGTTTGTATCCACAGATCTGGATTGCAGGCATTTAGCTTGTCTTTATCAAAAACTGTCCAGCTAACAGCCACAGTGAAACACGATGCTGCTCGGCCCGCTTTAAGATCATGGGTTGAGTCGCCAACAAAAACGGCCTCGCTGGCTTTAACTCCGAGATTTCCCAAAGCTTTAAAAACGGGTTCGGGGTTTGGTTTATGAATGTCTGTGCTGTCGATGGTCATGATTGTGTCAAAGTAGGATTCGATTTTGCAATGCTTAAGTGCCCGCATTGCCCCAACATCGTTTTTACTGGTGACGATGCCCATTTTTTGCCCCGATGCTTTGAGCGTAGCCAAGGCGGTATCGACGCCTGCAAATAGCTTCACGTGAGCATTGTGATTCTTGATATAGTAGGCGGCGAAGTACTCCCGCATTGCATCACACTCTACGGGGTCACTGCTAAACGTACTTAATTGCTCTTTAAGGGGCGTTCCGATCCCAGCGATTAGCTCGGAGTCGGGTGGTGATTTACCTAAAAAATGTAAAGCGGTCTCACGAAATGATGCCACTATAAGCTCCATTGAGTCGACAAGAGTGCCATCAAGGTCAAAAAGACAGGCTTTTATAGTCATGAGCATTCCTCGCTACGTCTAATTTTTGGCGCGTGCATCAGATTTGTAAATTGGTGTTAGCAGTTGCCCTCGACGTAGACAACGGGGGAGTAATCGCTGTAGGTAGATTTCTATGAATCAAGCACAACGAATCACTCAGGCTTTATTGAAACCACGCCAAATCGACATAGAGCTTTTGGGACGTGAACTCGATGCGATGACCCACGTTGAACGCGTTGGAGCCGTCCACGCCATGACAGGGCGACAGCAGGCTCGTTTATGGGAAGCATCCATCGGCCGAGTCAGCCGCTTAACGGATATTGTCCCGGACCACATTCCGCGCGATACGGAAGTGGTGCACGAGGGCAAGAATTCATTACCGCTTTTCACTCACTTTCAAAAACGCTTTATTAGGCCCACCGAGGATGATTCGGTTCTTTACGGTTACAATGAAGGCCTCACACGGCACTTGATTGGACCTGGTTATTTCGTTGCTGAATATTTTGAGCCACGCGGTGAGGTCGGTGTGAATTATTATAAAGTGCCTCCCGTTGAATCGAGGCTTGCTCGGGGATGGCCAAAGATTAAGCGTAACGAAGATGGAATCCAGCAGCTGGTTTACAGCAAGATGATTGATTACCTAAGAAAGGTTTCCAATCACGTCACCATTGGTTGTGCTTACAAGCACGGCCAGAAGACTCCAAACTACTTCTTACTTGCTCGTACCGACTGAGCCGACTTCAGGCTGAGCTCGGATTACGATTACAAACCAAGCTAAATCCAGTAGCCCTATAGAGAGTCCGTAAGCAGGTCCCAGGGCCCACCCTAAGAATCCCGTCATTGCCGCGAGTCGAAACAGCTCCCAGAGCTTCCAGCTGGGCCGGTTAGACAACCAACTTCCCCAGGCCGTAAAGCCAAAAATGAAGATAGAACCTGCAAGCGTTTTGAAGACGAGTAGCTCGGGATCTTTCCAGTTGAGCCATGCAGTCAGGGCCAGTGAGGCTGAACTGAAGTGAACCAATACGTAGAGCATTTGTTGAAGGGTAGTGCTGCTTGAGTATTTTTCGCGCTCTGAGACGCCTTCCAGTAAACCCTCATAACCCGTACTCGCTTTGGGGTACCATTCGGGTGGGGCGAAGAAAGCATAGAGCTTCTCTTGGATATTTGAAGCTTTGTTAAAGAGCTTCCCAATGGTCAGCCACCCGTCTAAATTGGCGCGTAAGGGGTCGAAGCTTGCGAGAGGTTTTACCGTGCCGTAGGGAGGCTCGGTTTCTTCCGCGGTAAACGTTCCAAACATTCGATCCCAGACAATGAAGATTCCACCGTAGTTTGTATCCAGGGACCGCTCGTCGCAACCATGGTGGACGCGGTGATTGGACGGGGTGACGAGAAAGAGCTCCAACACTCCCACTGTTTTAACGAGCCGAGTATGTACCCAAAACTGGTAAAGAAGATTGATGAGCTTGGCAGAGAGAACCATCACGGGCGTAAAACCGATCAAGACCAAAGGAATGTAGAAAACCCAACCAATAAAACCGCCGAACCAGCTTTGTCGTAAAGCGACGGAGAGATTGTACTCCTCGCTTTGGTGATGAACGATATGGCACGCCCAAAATATTTGAACCCGGTGAGAGGCGCGGTGAAACCAATAGTAACCAAGGTCTACCAATAGAACACAAACCACCCATTCCCAGAGTGCATTGGTGGACCACTTAAACGGTGTGATATTTTCGAAAGTCCAAACATAGAGAGCGAGGGTCGTTATCGCTGAAATTGCACCGATGATTTGAGAGCCCGCACCGCAGAATAAATTCGAGAGAGTGTCACTGAGCTTGAATAGTCCGAGTCCGCGTTTGTGAGAGATAAACCATTCGATGGCAATCATCACAAAGAAAACTGGAATGGCTACGGATATAACGTTCATACCCCGTAAGTGTAGGGGATAGAATTCGCTTGAGCTATGAATCGACGGTTTTTTTTCGTGGGGATAAAAAAAACGGGATCCTAAGACCCCGTTTTCTTTTTGCTATAGTTCAAACGCTTGGAAGCGCTACCGCTTAGTAACGGTAGTGACCAGGCTTGTATGGCCCAGTTACTTCAACGCCGATGTAATCTGCCTGCTCCTTGGAGAGCTCGGTGAGGTTAACACCAAACTTTTCAAGGTGGAGACGAGCTACTTTTTCGTCCAAGTGTTTTGGAAGCGTAATAACGCTCTTGCCGTAATCTTCAGCGCGCTCGTGAAGCTCAATTTGTGCAATCACTTGGTTTGTAAATGAGTTACTCATTACAAAGCTTGGGTGACCGGTTGCACAACCGAGGTTTACCAAACGGCCTTCGGCGAGAACGATGATGCTCTTGCCCGTTGCTTTGAACTTCCACTCATGAACCTGAGGCTTAATCTCAATCTTTTCGACGTCGCCTTTTTCAGCCATGGCTTCAAGACCTGCCATATCGATTTCGTTGTCGAAGTGACCGATGTTGCAAACGATGGCTTTGTCTTTCATGCGCATCATGTGGTCGGCAGTGATGATGTCTTTGTTGCCCGTTGCCGTGCAGTAGATATCAAAACCTTTTTCGATTGCGTCTTCCATAGTGATGACGTCGATACCGTCCATACAAGCCTGAAGTGCGCAGATAGGATCAATTTCAGTAACTGAAACTTTTGCTGCCTGAGCATTCAAAGAAGCTGCACTGCCTTTGCCTACGTCTCCGTAGCCGCAAACCAATGAACGCTTACCAGAGATAAGTACATCGGTAGCACGCATGATAGCGTCCACAAGTGAGTGACGGCATCCGTAAACGTTGTCAAACTTGCTCTTAGTTACAGAGTCGTTCACGTTAATCGCTGGAAAGAGGAGGGTTCCATCTTTCTGCATTTCGTAGAGGCGGTGAACACCCGTTGTGGTTTCTTCAGAAACACCGCGGATAGATTCAGCGAATGGCTTCCAGAAGGCACCGTCGATGGCTTGAAGTTCGTTGAGAAGATGCAAGATAACCTGCTCTTCCTTGTTGTCGGTGCTCTCAGGGCTTGGCACTTTACCTTCGTTGTTAAACTGAAAGCCTTTGTGAACAAGCAATGTAGCATCGCCGCCGTCATCGAGGATGAGGTTGGGCACGCCGCCGTCAGGGAACCGAAGTGCCTGAAGGGTACACCACCAGTATTCTTCCAGTGTTTCGCCTTTCCAAGCGTAAATTGGAATACCTGCTGGTTTGTCGATCGTTCCGTTAGGGCCAATTGCAACAGCAGCAGCAGCATGGTCCTGAGTTGAGAAGATGTTACAAGAAACCCAGCGAACGTCTGCGCCGAGTTCAACCAGTGTTTCCATCAAAACAGCGGTTTGAATGGTCATGTGCAATGAGCCCATGATCCGCGCGCCTTTAAGTGGATTCTTTCCAGCATACTCTTCGCGAAGCGCCATAAGACCAGGCATTTCGTATTCTGCCAATTCGATTTCCTTGCGGCCAAATGCAACAGTCGCTTCGGAAAGGTCTTTTACTTTGAAAGGGTAGTCTGAAAATAGTACCTCGCCGGTACTGAGAAATTTTTTGCTGGTTTCCATTGCAACAGCCTGTGTCATGAAGTTCTCCTGAGCTTGTTTAACTCATCGGTGGTGGATAAGTGGACCGACCAATTACCCCGGGCGCTCCCTACAAAAGAGCGATTTTGTTACTGATTTGCCGCGTAATCCCGCCGCTTCCCTAGAAGCACAATGTGCGATCTGGGCACTTCTTTTCAAGGTATTAACTGCAAAAATCAATCATTTTGGGTGATATTCATGCATTTCTTGGGGGTTTTCGTAGTTATCGCGCTCGTCTTCCCCTGTGCGGATCGTCAGACACTTAAAATCCTTCTCAATCAACACTTTTAGAGTTTCGCCTGAGAAGTCCAAAGTTGTCTCAATAGAGACCCGATCGGTCTCGTTGAGCTCAGTGGCAAGTGCTTCTTGAATACTTAGCTCAAGGGAACCGTTCCCCCACTGAACGCGAACCTCATCGGTGCCGCGGTGCGTGGCCAGGGCATAGATGAGAACGTCGGTTGTGGCAGGACCCAAGCGTGTTGTTTCCTGTACACGTTTAGTTTGTGCCAATGCGGCGACTTCCTTTTTCTCTAATCTTAAGCGAATGCTGTTGGAGCGGATGCGCAGTTTCATAAGCTGTCCTCTGACGGGGTGACGATTCTCTGGGGGTGGGTGTAAATATTAAACCGGCCATCTTTAAGAAAGCCAACCAACGTGATCCCGGCTCGGTGCGCCAATGCAATTGAGAGGCTGGTCGGAGCGCCTAAAGCTACGACCATCGAGAGTCCAGCCACATGAGCCTTTTGCAGCAATTCAAAACCGGCCCGGCCGCTCAGTAGCAGGGTGAGATCACGAAGTGGCAGATCGTCATGAAGCAACGCCTTGCCAATGATTTTGTCTAGAGCGTTATGACGACCCACATCTTCTTGTACGTCAATGCAATCCCCGGCCGTGTTGAACAAGGCTGCGGCATGCATTGCGCCGGTTCGATTAAAACTAAGCTGCGCTGCGGCCAGCTTCTTTGGAAAGTCAAAAAGCTGATTGTACTGGAGCCGCGGGCCTTCTTGATTCTCCAGGCTTGGTGCATGGACTTCAATACTTTCAAGTGTCGACCTACTGCACATCCCGCAACTTGAGTTTGTGTAAATGTTGCGCTCCAGCTTTTTAGGGTCGAGCTTATAGCCGGCGGCGATCCGAACTTGCGCTCTTGAAACATCATTGCCCAGCTCTTCGGTTGTGATCTCTTCGATCGCCAGGCCCGTCGTGATGATGCCCTCTGTGAGTAAAAAGCCAGCACATAAAAACTTGTCGTCTCCAGGTGTCCGCATGGTAACCGCGATGCTTTTGGTTTCAAGCTCTTCACCATGACGCAAACGAAGACTCATAGACAACGGTGCTTCGACGACTACTTCATCGGCAGTGGCTTCGGCTTTTTCGTTAAGGACGCGGGTGATTGGCGTGATGCGTTGCTTTTTATTCATGTGAGATTAGCCCTAGGCCTTATCTTTAAACGCTTCAAGGCTTTCTCGGGTATTAAATGAAGGCTCAGTTGGCCAGTTGGGGGGCAGTGGTAAAATAACGCTATTGATTTTCGGGAAAAGATGGTGCGGCGCTAACTTTTGCTCGTGAATATGTTCTTCAACCAGAGGCAGTATTCGGCGGTGATAGAGCGTAAAAAGAGGCTCAAAGCGC harbors:
- a CDS encoding HAD-IA family hydrolase; translated protein: MTIKACLFDLDGTLVDSMELIVASFRETALHFLGKSPPDSELIAGIGTPLKEQLSTFSSDPVECDAMREYFAAYYIKNHNAHVKLFAGVDTALATLKASGQKMGIVTSKNDVGAMRALKHCKIESYFDTIMTIDSTDIHKPNPEPVFKALGNLGVKASEAVFVGDSTHDLKAGRAASCFTVAVSWTVFDKDKLNACNPDLWIQTTAEIANLNQRF
- a CDS encoding sterol desaturase family protein, producing MNVISVAIPVFFVMIAIEWFISHKRGLGLFKLSDTLSNLFCGAGSQIIGAISAITTLALYVWTFENITPFKWSTNALWEWVVCVLLVDLGYYWFHRASHRVQIFWACHIVHHQSEEYNLSVALRQSWFGGFIGWVFYIPLVLIGFTPVMVLSAKLINLLYQFWVHTRLVKTVGVLELFLVTPSNHRVHHGCDERSLDTNYGGIFIVWDRMFGTFTAEETEPPYGTVKPLASFDPLRANLDGWLTIGKLFNKASNIQEKLYAFFAPPEWYPKASTGYEGLLEGVSEREKYSSSTTLQQMLYVLVHFSSASLALTAWLNWKDPELLVFKTLAGSIFIFGFTAWGSWLSNRPSWKLWELFRLAAMTGFLGWALGPAYGLSIGLLDLAWFVIVIRAQPEVGSVGTSK
- a CDS encoding adenosylhomocysteinase, which encodes MTQAVAMETSKKFLSTGEVLFSDYPFKVKDLSEATVAFGRKEIELAEYEMPGLMALREEYAGKNPLKGARIMGSLHMTIQTAVLMETLVELGADVRWVSCNIFSTQDHAAAAVAIGPNGTIDKPAGIPIYAWKGETLEEYWWCTLQALRFPDGGVPNLILDDGGDATLLVHKGFQFNNEGKVPSPESTDNKEEQVILHLLNELQAIDGAFWKPFAESIRGVSEETTTGVHRLYEMQKDGTLLFPAINVNDSVTKSKFDNVYGCRHSLVDAIMRATDVLISGKRSLVCGYGDVGKGSAASLNAQAAKVSVTEIDPICALQACMDGIDVITMEDAIEKGFDIYCTATGNKDIITADHMMRMKDKAIVCNIGHFDNEIDMAGLEAMAEKGDVEKIEIKPQVHEWKFKATGKSIIVLAEGRLVNLGCATGHPSFVMSNSFTNQVIAQIELHERAEDYGKSVITLPKHLDEKVARLHLEKFGVNLTELSKEQADYIGVEVTGPYKPGHYRY
- the fdhD gene encoding formate dehydrogenase accessory sulfurtransferase FdhD; translation: MNKKQRITPITRVLNEKAEATADEVVVEAPLSMSLRLRHGEELETKSIAVTMRTPGDDKFLCAGFLLTEGIITTGLAIEEITTEELGNDVSRAQVRIAAGYKLDPKKLERNIYTNSSCGMCSRSTLESIEVHAPSLENQEGPRLQYNQLFDFPKKLAAAQLSFNRTGAMHAAALFNTAGDCIDVQEDVGRHNALDKIIGKALLHDDLPLRDLTLLLSGRAGFELLQKAHVAGLSMVVALGAPTSLSIALAHRAGITLVGFLKDGRFNIYTHPQRIVTPSEDSL